Genomic segment of Pseudomonas iranensis:
ATGCGCTGGATACGATCAACGAAGTCATAACTGATGTGCAGACGATTTTCGTACGCATCGCTGATCGCGGTCAGTCGACCGGCACGGAAATGGTAAAAGCGTGTTTTTGCCCCGGCTTGGGTCAAAATGAGTTCGCCGGGTTCATTGCCTAGATAAATTGCTGCCTGAGCCAGACTGTTAGTGATGGCCGGCCGCTGTTCCGTGGGCATCGGGAAACGGGTTTGCCGGTTCTCGTTGTCCGTCCACAGCACACCCTCATCGTCGATCTGCAAGCGATGAGACAGTGAATGACTCCAGCCATAGCCGAGGCGGCTATCAATTTCGACTGCACTGCTTCGGTATAGGCGTGTCCACTCAAAAGGCAGCAGGCCACCCAGCTCCCCATCGGTGAGCGTCAGTAGCTCTTCACCGGTCACCATCGATACTGGTTCGCCGTCTGAGCATGTGTCGTCGACGCATTGTGCTGGTTTTTTCGCTGGGTTCTTCGGCTGTTCGGGGGCGTTGTCGACGGCCTCTACCTGCTCGATCCGTGAGGCTGGCTCATCTTTTTTACGGGTTTGAATCTGCGCATCGGATTCCACTTTTCCATCAGTGACCGGTGGCTTGCTCTTCGGAGCTGTCGCGGTTTCGGCAGGTTTGGGAGCGGCAATCTGAGCATCCGCTTTGCGTGCCGGATTGAATTTCGAATCACCATTGAGTAGCAATGGCTTCGATGCTTCGGTATGCGGCGTCGCTTTGGACTTGCTGACTTTCATCAACATGCCGGTGAAGTCTTCAATCAGCTTTATGACTTTGCCGCTGCTTTGTACCCCTTTGACGGCTTTTGTACCCACGCGTACGGCCAAGCCAAGACCACCAGTCAAAACAACGCCGATCAAAATGTTGAGCAAGAACTCTGTCGACATTTGCGCCAGCACTTCGGTACAGGTCTGCGGCGGCAGCATCTTCACCCAGGCCACGATGGCCGCGACGTATATCCACATCAACGGCTCATCGCTCGCGATCAATAAAGCAGTGTGAATAGCGTCGGCAGAGGCGTCGTAGATCTTCTTGATCTGTTCTTCAGTGAAAAAGTTTTTCAGCTTCTCGTAGTTTTCGCGAGGATGGGCAATGAGGTCGTAGAGACTTTTGATATCGCCCCATAAGCCCATGATCGCTTTCATGAAGCCTTCCCAGGCCGCTTCCAGTTCCTGCAACGCGCGACCACCAAGTGAGGCATCGGTGTGCGCCTGCCATAGCGGCAAGAAGCTGGTGCTCCATTCGGTTTGTAGCCAGCCACCCAGTTCGCCGATCACACCTTGGTAGGAGTTGAATAAACTGTCGATCTGGGCACGCGTAGGATTCGGGAAGAAGGTGATTTTGTATTGCTGATTGGGAGTAAGGCCTGAAACTTCAAGAATCCCTGATGCATCAATGGTTTTATTGATGGTCGGGCCAACTTCGTTTTTGCCGATGAAGCGGCCATTGACGACCGGTGTCAGTTGAACTGGCGTATTGCCGATCGGCACAAAGCGCGCGGACTCAAAACTATGGATCAACACCAGCTTGCCGTTCGCAGGACAGTTGGCATAAAGGGTATTTTCCTTCTTGCTGTCCTTGTCAGCCGTGCCAACTTCGTCACCGACTTTGAATTGCTGCTCCGCATCCAGAATGCCGCCGTACCAGGCTTCGGCATGCTCGCGGTAATCCTTCAGGCACTTCTTGAAGTCGTTGATGATGGCCTGAGCATCGGGTTGTTTTGCTGTGAGACCACCAACGATCCCGCCCATTAAAACGCTCATACCACCACCTCTTTTTCCAGATAGGCCTTCAACAGCCCGGTAAAGTTTTCTTCCGTGAGTGGCGTGCGTTTAACAAAGCGCGCCACTTTTTGTTTCAGGTTCGATTCGGGAAAGGAGAAATACAGATCGGCGTGTTCCTCTTGCAACCACTGCATCATGTTGCCGATAACGGTCGATGGATTTTCTGCCATTAACCCCTCCAACAACCCCTTCGGCACCTCCCACCACGGCCAGTCCCGCACCTTCGGCACCACCCGCGTGCCCACTTCCAGCGCCTGCCCATTGATCAGATACCGCTCAAACACCGGCAGCACCTCTCCGGCCTTTTCCCCCAGCCCCTGCAGGATCGGATAAATATGCCGCCCATCCCAAAACCGGAAAAACACTTCAGTGCCGTCCGGCATCTTCACCTGCGTCAGGCTGCGCAGATGTTCGAACACTTCGTTCGGTTCTGAACGCGACACCCCCAGCCAGCCCCAGTCGAGGGCGTCGGTTTCGGCGATCCAGGGCAGGAAAGCGGAGTTGGCTTTGAGTTCGGTGAGGTAGGGCATCACCGGTTGCCAGGTGGAGTAGGGCGTGCCGCCCCAGATCGGGATGAGCTGGGCGGTGGGTTCGGTGAGGTACAGGGTTTTCAGGGCGTCCGCGTCGCTGGCGGCGCTGACGATCAGGTACAAGCGCTCGCCGCTTTGCAGCGGCTGTTGCGCGAGCCAGTCCTTGGGGGAGATTGGTTCAGATGGCACAGGCACCTGCCTTGCATTTTTCGCATTCTTCACAGAACGGCGCGTTACGTTTGAGGGTGTTGATTTGCGCCGGGGTCAGGACCTGGCCGGCCCTGTCAGCGTCGGCTTGTTTCAGCACGCCGGGCATCAATGGCGCGGCGCCCGTACCAACGCCCGGGCTACCACCAGAGTTCATGTTGATCACCGGCCCGCTCAGGGTCACGCCGCCAGCATCGATCTTGATAAAGCTGCCACCACCCACCAGCGTGAGTTCGGCACCCGCTTCCATCACCACTTTCATGCCGCTGCTCAGGTGGATCTCTTGCCCTGCGTCGATGAACTGCCCGGTGCCGATCTTGATGTGCTGGTTGACGCCGACGGTGAGATGGTCGTTGGCGCGGGTTTCGACTTTGCGGTCGGCGTAGACGGTGTGGTGTTCTTCGGCTTTGAATTCCGTGTAGCTGTTTTGCTCGACGGTGTCGTGGCGTTCGTTGCCGACGCGGATTTTCTGGTCGTGCTCGATGTTTTCGTCCCAGTCGCGCTGGGCGTGCAGGTAGATTTGTTCCTGGCCTTTTTTGTCTTCGATGCGCAGTTCGTTGTAGCCGCCACCGCCCATCGAACTCAGGGTTTTGAAGGTGCTGCGGGTCTTGTTCGCCGGCAGTTCATAGGGGACGGTGTTTTCCTTGTGGTACAGGCAGCCGCTGATCAGCGGTTGATCGGGGTCGCCTTCAAGGAACGTGACCAGCACTTCCATGCCGATGCGCGGGATGGCGATGCCGCCGTACTGGGCGCCGGCCCAGGCGCTGGAGACGCGCAGCCAGCAACTGGTCTTGTCGTCGGCCTGGCCTTCGCGGTCCCAGTGAAACTGGACTTTGACCCGGCCGTATTCGTCGCAGTGGATTTCTTCGCCTTTCGGGCCGGTGACTACTGCGCTCTGGCTGCCGAGGATGCGCGGTTTCGGATGGCGTAGCGGCGGGCGATTGGGCACGTCCCACGGCGTGGCCTGGAAGCGGTTGCGGTAACCCTGATGGAAATCGTCTTTCAGCGCGGTGGTGTCGCTGGTCACCGACTCCTCGAGCACTTGCGGTTGCTTGCCTTCATGCAGGACTTCAGTGAGCAGCCACAGGTCGTTCCATTTGGCTTTCGGGTGTTCGGTCAGGGCGAGGAAATGGCCGCTGACCAGCAGTGGCTGATCACTCTTGCCTTCGGCCAATTGGAAGTCGCTGCGATGGCGTTCGAGGGCGCGTTTGGCCAGGTGCTTGCCGCGCTCGCGGTCGATGAAACGGCCCGGGTAATCGTAGTCTTCGAGGTCGGGCAGGGCGTCGCCACGGTTTTCGCTTTCCAGGGTCAGGCGCGGTTTTTCGAAGTCGTAGTCGCGACGGGTGGTGCGGCTGGTGCGGGTTTCCAGGCGCAGGTCGAAGCGCTTGATCACCGGGTTGCTGGCGACCATGCCGGAGTCTTGCTGATAGGGCACAGGGGCCAGTTTCGGGAACACCGTCTGGTCGTCGCCGAACACCAATTTGTGCGCGTTGGCGCTGTGCTGGAAGTGGAAGTGAATGCCTTCTTCCTCGCACAGGCGCTGGATGAAATGCAGATCCGACTCGTCGTATTGCACGCAGTAGATGCGCTCGGGATAGATCGAGCCGATCTTGAATT
This window contains:
- a CDS encoding DUF4123 domain-containing protein, which gives rise to MPSEPISPKDWLAQQPLQSGERLYLIVSAASDADALKTLYLTEPTAQLIPIWGGTPYSTWQPVMPYLTELKANSAFLPWIAETDALDWGWLGVSRSEPNEVFEHLRSLTQVKMPDGTEVFFRFWDGRHIYPILQGLGEKAGEVLPVFERYLINGQALEVGTRVVPKVRDWPWWEVPKGLLEGLMAENPSTVIGNMMQWLQEEHADLYFSFPESNLKQKVARFVKRTPLTEENFTGLLKAYLEKEVVV
- the tssI gene encoding type VI secretion system Vgr family protein, producing the protein MFAPANETHFALTIEGLSADFQVFTLTGREAISQPFVFEVELVSEQPSLDLETLLHKPAFLQLSPDGSGIHGQIYRAAQGDSGKRLTRYSVTLRPQLAYLAHRINQRIFQNLSVPKIIGMVLEEHGIQSNAYEFKIGSIYPERIYCVQYDESDLHFIQRLCEEEGIHFHFQHSANAHKLVFGDDQTVFPKLAPVPYQQDSGMVASNPVIKRFDLRLETRTSRTTRRDYDFEKPRLTLESENRGDALPDLEDYDYPGRFIDRERGKHLAKRALERHRSDFQLAEGKSDQPLLVSGHFLALTEHPKAKWNDLWLLTEVLHEGKQPQVLEESVTSDTTALKDDFHQGYRNRFQATPWDVPNRPPLRHPKPRILGSQSAVVTGPKGEEIHCDEYGRVKVQFHWDREGQADDKTSCWLRVSSAWAGAQYGGIAIPRIGMEVLVTFLEGDPDQPLISGCLYHKENTVPYELPANKTRSTFKTLSSMGGGGYNELRIEDKKGQEQIYLHAQRDWDENIEHDQKIRVGNERHDTVEQNSYTEFKAEEHHTVYADRKVETRANDHLTVGVNQHIKIGTGQFIDAGQEIHLSSGMKVVMEAGAELTLVGGGSFIKIDAGGVTLSGPVINMNSGGSPGVGTGAAPLMPGVLKQADADRAGQVLTPAQINTLKRNAPFCEECEKCKAGACAI